A region of Anaerolineae bacterium DNA encodes the following proteins:
- a CDS encoding Gfo/Idh/MocA family oxidoreductase, whose amino-acid sequence MSQSLRTALVGCGKVGHTHAQALKALPQSKFVAVCSRSREKVDHFARQYEVSGFTDYAQMLTEAKVQLVAICTPHPVHAEQIVEAARHGVHALVEKPLASDLNDCDRAIAACRRAGVKLGVISQRRFYPPVVRLRQAIATGKIGRPVLASLTVLGWRDAAYYQADPWRGKWDTEGGGVLVNQTPHQLDLFQWLLGPIDELFGYWDNLNHPYVEVEDTAVAVARFKSGTLGQIMVSNSQKPGLYGKIHIHGSNGASVGVQTEGGSPFIAGVSTAVEPPINDIWTVPGEEHLLSRWQEEDRQTAAEIEVMTHYHHVQIEDFLGAILKDREPAVNGEEGRKVVEMFTAIYRAQRDGRPIKFPLAQETGRDDHDGRLAYITLSRRNA is encoded by the coding sequence ATGAGCCAATCTCTTCGCACGGCCCTGGTTGGGTGTGGCAAAGTGGGCCATACCCACGCCCAGGCCCTGAAAGCCTTACCCCAATCTAAATTTGTGGCGGTGTGCAGCCGCAGCCGGGAGAAAGTGGACCATTTTGCCCGCCAGTATGAAGTATCAGGTTTTACCGACTATGCCCAAATGTTAACTGAAGCCAAAGTGCAGCTGGTGGCCATCTGTACGCCGCACCCGGTTCACGCCGAGCAGATTGTTGAGGCGGCCCGGCATGGCGTTCATGCTCTGGTGGAAAAACCGCTCGCCTCGGATTTAAACGATTGCGACCGGGCGATTGCGGCCTGCCGGCGGGCGGGGGTCAAATTGGGCGTTATTAGCCAGCGTCGTTTTTATCCGCCGGTGGTTCGGCTGCGGCAGGCTATTGCCACAGGCAAAATTGGCCGGCCGGTGCTGGCCAGCCTGACCGTGTTGGGCTGGCGCGATGCGGCTTACTATCAAGCAGACCCCTGGCGGGGCAAATGGGATACTGAAGGCGGCGGAGTGCTGGTCAATCAAACCCCGCACCAGTTGGACCTGTTCCAATGGCTGCTGGGGCCAATTGACGAACTTTTTGGTTATTGGGATAACTTGAATCATCCTTACGTTGAGGTCGAAGATACCGCCGTGGCCGTGGCGCGTTTTAAAAGCGGGACGTTGGGCCAGATAATGGTCAGCAACTCTCAGAAACCGGGACTTTACGGCAAAATCCATATTCATGGTTCAAACGGCGCTTCGGTGGGGGTGCAAACCGAAGGTGGGTCGCCCTTTATTGCCGGAGTGAGCACGGCCGTTGAGCCGCCTATCAACGACATCTGGACGGTGCCGGGGGAGGAACACCTTTTGTCACGCTGGCAGGAGGAAGATCGCCAAACTGCGGCTGAAATTGAGGTGATGACCCATTACCATCATGTTCAGATTGAAGATTTTTTGGGCGCCATTTTAAAAGACCGGGAGCCGGCGGTGAACGGCGAGGAAGGACGCAAGGTGGTAGAGATGTTCACGGCCATATACCGGGCGCAGCGAGACGGCCGCCCGATTAAATTCCCTCTGGCCCAGGAAACGGGCCGGGACGATCATGATGGTCGTTTGGCGTACATTACCCTCAGCAGGAGGAATGCATGA
- a CDS encoding corrinoid protein — MSLETIYEAVLNGDAKTAGADTKAALEDNVPAADILRQACIPAMTEVGRLFEQGEKFVPEMLISARAMQAAMAILKPHLVDAGVETLGKVVIGTVAGDLHDIGKNLVSMMLEGAGFEIVDLGTDVSPDKFVEAVQENNPDIIGMSALLTTTMTAIGATIQALTEAGMRDKVKILVGGAPITQEFADKVGADGFAPDAGSAARVAKAVVGAA, encoded by the coding sequence GTGAGTCTTGAAACTATCTACGAAGCAGTATTGAACGGCGACGCCAAAACCGCCGGAGCGGATACCAAAGCGGCCCTAGAGGATAACGTGCCTGCCGCCGATATTTTGCGCCAGGCCTGTATCCCGGCTATGACCGAGGTGGGCCGGCTTTTTGAGCAAGGGGAAAAGTTTGTGCCCGAAATGCTCATCTCGGCCCGGGCCATGCAGGCGGCAATGGCCATTTTGAAACCGCACCTGGTGGATGCCGGGGTTGAAACCCTGGGCAAAGTGGTTATTGGCACCGTGGCGGGAGACCTGCACGACATCGGCAAAAATCTGGTGTCCATGATGTTAGAGGGCGCCGGTTTTGAAATTGTTGACCTGGGTACCGATGTTTCTCCCGATAAATTTGTGGAGGCCGTTCAAGAAAACAATCCTGATATTATCGGCATGTCGGCCTTGTTGACCACCACAATGACCGCCATTGGCGCCACAATTCAGGCCTTGACTGAAGCCGGGATGCGCGACAAGGTAAAAATACTGGTTGGCGGCGCGCCCATCACCCAAGAATTTGCCGACAAAGTGGGCGCCGACGGTTTTGCCCCCGACGCCGGCAGCGCGGCTCGCGTGGCCAAGGCCGTGGTTGGCGCGGCCTGA
- a CDS encoding aldo/keto reductase, with translation MRYRQFGRLGWRVSALGFGAMRLPTKGEDKTNIDEPETTRMLHYAIDHGVNYVDTAYPYHGGQSEWVVGRALQGGYRNKVKLATKLPTWLTNESGDFDKFLNEQLQKLQTDHIDFYLLHALGAERWRKLAKLNVLEWAEKAIADGRIGYLGFSFHDDYPAFQEIVDAYDKWTFAQIQYNYMDIENQAGTKGLKYAAEKGLAVVIMEPLLGGRLVEPPAAIQQIWDTAAKKRASADWALQWLWNQPEVSVVLSGMSTMKQVEENVASAEQSGIDLLTAEGSLELFDQVRIKYQEFSPIPCTHCEYCLPCPNGVAIPRNFEIYNDGIMYDKLDWARGAYTWIPEAERASVCIQCLECEQLCPQNIPISDWLAHIDQVLGEGKAIEDAPRP, from the coding sequence ATGCGATATCGTCAATTTGGCCGGTTGGGCTGGCGTGTCTCGGCCCTGGGTTTTGGGGCCATGCGCCTACCCACCAAAGGCGAAGATAAAACCAATATTGATGAGCCGGAAACAACCAGAATGTTGCACTACGCCATTGACCACGGCGTAAACTATGTGGATACGGCCTATCCCTACCATGGCGGCCAGAGTGAATGGGTGGTGGGCCGGGCGCTGCAAGGCGGCTATCGCAACAAGGTTAAACTGGCCACCAAATTGCCCACCTGGCTGACCAACGAATCCGGCGATTTTGATAAATTTCTCAACGAGCAACTGCAAAAGCTGCAAACCGATCATATTGACTTTTACCTGCTGCACGCCCTGGGCGCAGAGCGGTGGCGTAAGTTGGCTAAACTGAACGTGCTGGAGTGGGCGGAAAAGGCCATTGCCGACGGCCGCATCGGCTACCTGGGTTTCTCCTTTCACGACGACTACCCGGCCTTTCAAGAAATTGTTGACGCCTACGACAAGTGGACCTTCGCTCAAATCCAATACAACTACATGGACATCGAAAACCAGGCCGGCACTAAAGGGCTGAAATACGCCGCCGAAAAAGGTTTGGCCGTGGTGATCATGGAACCGCTGTTAGGCGGTAGATTGGTTGAACCACCCGCAGCTATCCAACAAATCTGGGATACCGCGGCCAAAAAGCGGGCCTCGGCCGATTGGGCTTTGCAGTGGTTGTGGAATCAGCCGGAAGTGTCGGTGGTGCTGAGCGGGATGAGCACCATGAAACAGGTTGAGGAAAACGTGGCCAGCGCCGAGCAGTCCGGCATCGATCTTCTAACTGCCGAGGGCAGCCTGGAACTCTTTGACCAGGTGCGGATAAAGTACCAGGAGTTCAGCCCCATTCCCTGCACCCACTGCGAATACTGCCTGCCGTGTCCAAACGGCGTGGCCATCCCCCGCAATTTTGAAATCTACAACGACGGCATCATGTACGACAAACTCGATTGGGCGCGGGGGGCCTACACCTGGATCCCCGAAGCCGAACGCGCCAGCGTGTGTATCCAATGCCTCGAGTGCGAACAACTCTGCCCCCAAAACATCCCCATTAGCGACTGGCTGGCGCACATTGACCAGGTTCTGGGCGAAGGCAAGGCTATCGAGGACGCGCCGCGGCCCTAA
- a CDS encoding pilus assembly protein, whose translation MGVWVLIALIVICILAACVIIAVLMLLGPAVGNVFSNIVENLEVTPVP comes from the coding sequence ATTGGAGTGTGGGTTTTGATCGCCCTCATTGTAATCTGTATTCTGGCCGCCTGCGTGATCATCGCCGTTCTGATGTTGCTTGGGCCGGCTGTGGGCAACGTATTTTCTAACATCGTCGAAAATCTAGAGGTCACTCCTGTCCCGTAA
- a CDS encoding galactitol-1-phosphate 5-dehydrogenase gives MKALMLTEYNHFEYTDVPEPELGPAEVLVQVKACGICGSDIHGMDGSSGRRIPPLIMGHEAAGVVARVGHRVSGWQVGNRVTFDSTIYCGACYFCRRGQINLCDHRRVLGVSCDEYRQHGAMAEYVAVPQRILYRLPDEVSFAHGAMVEPVSIAVHAVSRVPVSLDDTAVVVGAGMIGLLVIQVLKIAGCGRVIAVDLDIHRLQLARQLGADEALRPDRDDVIGEVRRLTGGLGADLAFEVVGLASTVKLAVQSLKKGGVLALVGNLLPQVELPLQTVVTRQLTLVGSAASCGQYPACLNMMGRGSLNLNAIISAVAPLREGAAWFERLYRREENLLKVILEPG, from the coding sequence ATGAAGGCATTAATGTTGACCGAATACAATCATTTTGAGTACACCGATGTGCCCGAGCCTGAGCTTGGCCCCGCTGAGGTGTTGGTGCAAGTGAAGGCATGCGGCATTTGCGGCAGCGACATTCACGGGATGGACGGCAGTTCGGGCCGGAGAATTCCGCCGCTGATCATGGGGCACGAAGCCGCCGGAGTCGTTGCCCGGGTGGGCCATCGTGTTTCTGGGTGGCAGGTGGGCAACCGGGTGACGTTTGATTCCACCATTTATTGCGGCGCGTGTTATTTTTGCCGGCGGGGACAGATCAATTTGTGCGATCACCGTCGCGTTTTGGGCGTGTCGTGCGATGAGTACCGCCAGCATGGGGCTATGGCGGAATACGTGGCTGTGCCCCAACGGATTTTGTATCGTCTGCCGGATGAGGTTTCCTTTGCGCACGGGGCTATGGTTGAGCCGGTATCAATTGCGGTGCATGCGGTTTCGCGGGTGCCGGTAAGCCTGGACGATACGGCGGTGGTGGTTGGCGCGGGAATGATTGGCCTGCTGGTTATTCAGGTTTTGAAAATTGCCGGGTGTGGGCGGGTGATTGCCGTGGATTTGGACATCCACCGGTTACAACTGGCCCGTCAATTGGGCGCGGACGAGGCGCTGCGGCCGGACCGGGACGACGTGATTGGCGAAGTACGCCGGCTCACCGGAGGACTGGGGGCGGACCTGGCTTTTGAAGTGGTGGGGCTTGCCTCAACGGTCAAGCTGGCTGTGCAATCCTTAAAAAAGGGAGGGGTATTGGCCCTGGTGGGCAATCTTTTGCCCCAGGTGGAGTTACCGCTACAGACCGTGGTCACGCGCCAGTTGACCCTGGTGGGCTCGGCCGCCTCGTGCGGCCAATACCCGGCCTGCTTGAACATGATGGGCCGGGGTAGCCTTAACCTGAACGCGATTATCAGCGCGGTAGCGCCGTTGCGGGAAGGCGCGGCCTGGTTTGAGCGGCTTTATCGGCGAGAGGAAAACTTGCTCAAGGTAATTTTGGAGCCAGGTTAA
- a CDS encoding SMP-30/gluconolactonase/LRE family protein, whose product MNKLEHVLAVRNELGEGPLWHPEEQALYWVDIPRHNFHRLIPATGRHEVIAVGLPIGVLAFRAAGGLVMATRDGFALWDFNKQVLEFITDPEADRPQARFNDGAVDRQGRFWAGTMSEGFTNSLYRLDPDGSVHKMETGIGVSNGLGWSPDDKTMYFTDSPARAIYAYDFDSATGNIKNRRIFVQVPEDEGLPDGLAVDRDGFIWSAHWDGWKITRYSPAGQVERVIQMPVQRPTSCAFGGPNLDELYITSARPDLAEAELKNQPLAGDIFRLKVEVPGLSEAKFLG is encoded by the coding sequence ATGAATAAATTAGAACACGTTTTGGCTGTGCGAAACGAATTGGGCGAAGGCCCGCTCTGGCATCCTGAAGAACAGGCCCTCTACTGGGTTGACATTCCCAGGCACAACTTTCATCGCCTGATTCCGGCGACCGGCCGGCACGAAGTGATTGCGGTAGGCTTGCCTATTGGTGTTTTGGCTTTTCGCGCCGCCGGGGGGCTGGTTATGGCCACCCGGGACGGTTTTGCCCTTTGGGATTTTAACAAACAAGTCCTGGAATTTATAACCGACCCCGAAGCGGACCGGCCCCAGGCTCGTTTTAACGACGGCGCGGTTGACCGGCAGGGCCGCTTTTGGGCGGGGACCATGAGCGAAGGGTTTACCAATAGCCTCTATCGTCTTGACCCCGACGGTTCGGTTCATAAAATGGAAACGGGCATTGGCGTATCCAACGGCCTGGGCTGGAGTCCCGATGATAAAACCATGTACTTTACCGACTCCCCGGCGCGGGCGATTTATGCCTATGATTTTGATTCTGCCACCGGCAACATCAAAAACCGGCGCATTTTTGTTCAGGTTCCCGAAGATGAAGGTCTTCCCGATGGTTTAGCCGTTGACCGCGACGGTTTTATTTGGAGCGCCCACTGGGACGGTTGGAAAATCACGCGCTACAGCCCGGCAGGCCAGGTGGAACGAGTGATCCAGATGCCGGTGCAACGACCTACCAGTTGCGCCTTTGGCGGCCCAAACCTGGACGAACTTTACATCACCTCGGCCCGGCCCGACTTGGCCGAGGCCGAATTGAAAAACCAACCCCTGGCCGGCGATATCTTCCGGCTCAAGGTAGAGGTCCCGGGACTGTCCGAAGCAAAGTTTTTGGGCTAA
- a CDS encoding aldo/keto reductase, which translates to MEYKFLGNTGVQVSQLCFGAMSFGGDANEETAAAMFHRCREMGINFFDCANVYQSGRSEEILGQLIKDSRHELVITSKFRFAMGSGPNDQGASRRHIMAMIEGSLKRLQTDRLDLYFIHRFDPHTPLEETLRALDDLVTQGKILYPAVSNFAAWQIAKALGISAREGWARFECIQPMYNLVKRQAEVEILPLAESEKLGVISYSPLGGGLLTGKYGVSQRPKSGRIIDNKMYSLRYGEDWVYEVAERFANFAQSNGFDPAALAVAWVSSHPAITAPIIGARNLEQLEGSLKSLDIQMTPDLRAEISALAPEPPPATDRTDERANEKQVKR; encoded by the coding sequence ATGGAATACAAATTTTTGGGCAACACCGGCGTGCAAGTTTCACAGTTGTGTTTTGGCGCCATGTCTTTTGGCGGCGACGCCAACGAAGAGACGGCGGCGGCCATGTTTCATCGCTGTCGCGAAATGGGCATTAATTTTTTTGATTGCGCCAACGTTTATCAGAGCGGGCGCTCCGAGGAAATTTTGGGGCAGCTCATAAAAGATTCCCGCCATGAACTGGTCATCACCAGCAAGTTCCGTTTTGCTATGGGTAGCGGCCCCAATGATCAGGGCGCCTCCCGCCGCCATATTATGGCCATGATTGAAGGCAGCCTGAAACGGCTGCAAACCGACCGGCTTGACCTTTACTTTATCCATCGGTTTGACCCCCATACACCGCTGGAAGAAACCCTGCGCGCCCTGGATGACCTGGTTACTCAGGGCAAAATTCTCTATCCCGCGGTCAGCAATTTTGCAGCCTGGCAAATTGCTAAAGCGCTGGGCATTTCGGCCAGGGAGGGTTGGGCGCGTTTTGAGTGCATCCAGCCGATGTATAATCTGGTCAAACGCCAGGCGGAAGTGGAAATTTTGCCCCTGGCCGAGTCGGAAAAACTGGGGGTCATCAGTTACAGCCCCCTGGGTGGTGGGTTATTGACCGGCAAGTACGGGGTCTCGCAACGCCCCAAATCTGGCCGGATCATAGACAACAAAATGTACAGTCTCCGCTACGGCGAGGATTGGGTGTATGAAGTGGCCGAACGTTTTGCCAACTTTGCCCAAAGCAATGGTTTTGATCCGGCGGCGTTGGCCGTGGCCTGGGTAAGCAGCCATCCGGCGATTACCGCCCCTATCATTGGGGCGCGGAATCTGGAGCAGTTGGAAGGTTCGCTCAAGTCCTTAGACATCCAGATGACGCCCGACCTCCGCGCCGAAATTTCGGCTCTAGCGCCGGAGCCACCTCCGGCCACCGACCGCACCGACGAACGAGCAAACGAAAAACAGGTCAAAAGATGA
- the mtaB gene encoding tRNA (N(6)-L-threonylcarbamoyladenosine(37)-C(2))-methylthiotransferase MtaB — protein sequence MRIRLESIGCRLNISEIEEMARRFSSAGHRLVGPGEIADLYVFNSCTVTHSAARKSRQIIRQMRRANPAAKVVVTGCYAQLSPAQVQSLGVDLVVGNSQKDDLPDLLVEAGFLADADPLPAVDASPISLTSTEHTRAFVKVQDGCDNRCAFCIVTVARGAARSRPVAGVIAEIKRLTEAGYREAVLSGVHLGSYGHDWGEQRGLYQLVQAVLAETDLPRLRLSSLEPWDLTEEFFELWQNKRLLPHLHLPLQSGCNATLRRMARRVTQAKFVGLVQAARAAIPDLSVTTDIIVGFPGETEAEFNESLAFVRQLAPAKLHIFRYSRREGTAAARMKGQVPAPVAQERSQRMHALNATLERAFRQKFIGRTMPVLWESSEVFGFGLQWSGLTNNYARVVAHTRPQVDLRNRVIETDLVGLAPAALIGKLPPLPQVGSAAG from the coding sequence ATGCGCATCAGGCTCGAATCAATTGGCTGTCGCCTGAATATCAGCGAAATCGAAGAAATGGCCCGGCGCTTTAGCAGCGCCGGGCATCGTTTGGTAGGGCCGGGCGAGATAGCCGACTTATATGTTTTCAATTCCTGCACCGTTACCCATAGCGCGGCCCGCAAGTCGCGCCAGATTATTCGCCAGATGCGGCGGGCTAACCCGGCCGCCAAAGTGGTGGTGACCGGCTGTTACGCCCAACTCTCTCCCGCCCAAGTGCAAAGCCTGGGCGTTGACTTGGTGGTCGGCAACAGCCAGAAGGATGATTTGCCCGACCTCCTTGTCGAGGCCGGTTTTTTGGCAGACGCCGACCCGCTGCCGGCGGTTGATGCGTCGCCGATTTCATTGACCTCTACTGAACACACCCGCGCCTTTGTCAAGGTGCAGGACGGCTGCGATAATCGCTGCGCTTTTTGCATTGTCACCGTGGCCCGGGGGGCCGCCCGCAGCCGGCCCGTAGCCGGTGTTATTGCCGAGATCAAGCGTTTAACGGAGGCGGGTTACCGGGAAGCTGTGCTCAGCGGGGTGCATCTTGGTTCTTACGGGCATGATTGGGGTGAGCAGCGGGGATTGTATCAGTTAGTGCAGGCTGTTCTGGCCGAAACGGACCTGCCCCGGCTGCGCCTGTCGTCGCTGGAGCCGTGGGATTTGACTGAGGAATTTTTTGAGTTGTGGCAGAATAAGCGGCTGCTGCCCCATTTACACCTGCCCCTGCAAAGCGGCTGCAACGCTACCTTGCGCCGGATGGCCCGCCGGGTCACCCAGGCTAAATTCGTCGGCCTGGTTCAGGCGGCCCGGGCGGCCATCCCAGACTTGTCCGTGACCACCGACATCATTGTTGGTTTTCCCGGCGAAACCGAAGCGGAATTCAACGAGTCGCTGGCCTTTGTGCGCCAACTGGCTCCGGCCAAACTGCACATTTTCCGCTACTCCCGGCGTGAAGGCACGGCGGCAGCCAGGATGAAGGGTCAGGTGCCCGCGCCGGTAGCTCAGGAGCGCAGCCAAAGGATGCACGCCCTCAATGCAACCCTGGAACGGGCCTTTCGCCAAAAATTCATTGGCCGCACTATGCCCGTGCTCTGGGAAAGTAGCGAGGTATTTGGTTTTGGTTTACAGTGGAGCGGCCTGACCAACAACTATGCCCGCGTTGTGGCCCACACCAGGCCCCAGGTTGACCTGCGTAACCGGGTCATCGAAACAGACCTGGTGGGCCTGGCCCCGGCGGCGCTGATAGGAAAATTACCGCCTCTGCCTCAAGTCGGCTCTGCCGCCGGCTGA
- a CDS encoding helix-turn-helix transcriptional regulator, which produces MSKKRREWKNSFWEAWHAHHGSESPSPREMARAWREHLHEFLGQPPEHHWFFGGRRFKGGPWGPQGFNPMVGMFLSKGGGLLPLLVLHLLSQQPRYGNEIMNEIEIRTEGRWSANPGAIYPLLDMLEQQGLIEGEWEDATKRTRRFYQLTGTGQTELTRLKEVMRPKLEEVIIVLGRLLADLYKENHLKSS; this is translated from the coding sequence ATGTCCAAAAAACGACGCGAGTGGAAAAATTCATTTTGGGAAGCCTGGCACGCCCATCATGGCAGCGAATCGCCTTCGCCGCGGGAAATGGCCCGGGCCTGGCGCGAGCATTTACACGAATTTTTGGGCCAACCGCCGGAGCATCACTGGTTTTTTGGCGGGCGGCGTTTTAAAGGCGGCCCGTGGGGACCGCAAGGCTTTAACCCGATGGTGGGCATGTTTTTGAGCAAAGGGGGCGGGCTGTTACCTCTCTTGGTATTGCATTTGCTCTCCCAACAACCTCGTTACGGCAACGAAATCATGAACGAGATTGAAATTCGCACCGAGGGGCGCTGGTCGGCCAACCCTGGTGCCATCTACCCCCTGCTGGATATGTTGGAACAACAAGGGTTGATTGAAGGTGAGTGGGAAGACGCCACTAAACGGACCCGCCGCTTCTATCAACTCACCGGCACCGGGCAGACAGAGTTAACTCGGTTGAAAGAGGTCATGCGGCCCAAGTTAGAAGAAGTGATTATTGTTTTGGGCAGGTTGCTGGCAGACCTTTACAAGGAAAATCATCTAAAATCAAGTTGA
- the topA gene encoding type I DNA topoisomerase has protein sequence MSQKLLVVESAKKARTIKGMLGSGFIVKATSGHILEMPGDDMHVNLKDFTPTLRLIKGKGKKIEELKQAAAEAEVVYLATDMDREGEAIAQHVASRLGRAGAGKVQRITFTAITQADLQAALAAPRQIDRRLVEAQVARRVTDRLVGYMVSPVLWQGLAGMKRLSAGRVQSPALWLVVERERAIRAFTPEEWWSVEAELSKTADPNHQKFWAILFRIKGKKPELKTQAEAQQVLADLKGATWRVQQVKKGMYTRRPYPPFTTDSLQQAASSQLGFNPRFTMKLAQELYEGVKLGEGKAVGLITYIRTDSVAIAPEAQETARAVVTKFWGEVYLPPSPPVYQTRDKTAQEAHEAIRPVDSWRTPKSVEPYLTPPQHQLYRLIWRRFIASQMKPALYDTVTVDIETLLENSPTVYLFRARGRTLRFAGFLKVYGVDVDAEEARQARKPGEQSSPGEGIENEKMPELVKGDPLTLHQLMPKQHFTQPPHRYTEAQLIGELKKLGLGRPSTYATIVETLKERRYVGVEQKRLYPTPLGFQVCELLEKHVEMVVDVAFTARMEENLDRIARGEVGRLAVMQEFYGPFKAVVDQAMRAAAAERQPVTRSGTTPKTRKAAAKGAKKSLPKSEKEGQPCPQCGQGTLVVKSGKFGPFLGCSRYAAGGCQYTENIPGRRGRKGQ, from the coding sequence TTGAGCCAAAAGCTCCTCGTGGTCGAGTCGGCCAAAAAAGCCCGCACCATTAAGGGCATGCTGGGTTCCGGATTCATCGTTAAGGCCACCAGTGGTCACATTCTGGAAATGCCCGGCGACGATATGCACGTCAACCTGAAAGATTTTACGCCTACGCTGCGCCTTATTAAGGGCAAGGGCAAAAAAATAGAGGAATTGAAACAGGCGGCGGCTGAAGCCGAGGTGGTTTACCTGGCTACGGATATGGACCGGGAGGGCGAGGCCATTGCCCAGCATGTGGCGTCACGTTTGGGCCGGGCCGGAGCGGGTAAAGTCCAACGGATCACTTTTACGGCGATCACCCAGGCCGACCTGCAAGCGGCCTTGGCCGCGCCGCGCCAGATTGACCGGCGTTTGGTAGAAGCGCAAGTGGCTCGCCGGGTGACCGACCGGCTGGTGGGCTACATGGTCAGCCCGGTGTTGTGGCAGGGTTTGGCGGGGATGAAGCGGCTGTCGGCGGGGCGGGTGCAGTCGCCTGCGCTGTGGCTGGTGGTGGAGCGGGAACGGGCCATCCGGGCTTTTACGCCGGAAGAGTGGTGGAGCGTGGAGGCCGAACTTTCTAAAACCGCCGATCCGAACCACCAAAAGTTTTGGGCCATCCTATTCAGGATCAAGGGCAAAAAGCCGGAATTAAAAACCCAGGCCGAGGCGCAGCAAGTGCTGGCCGACCTCAAAGGAGCAACCTGGCGCGTGCAGCAGGTCAAAAAAGGAATGTACACGCGCCGGCCTTACCCCCCCTTTACCACCGACTCGCTGCAACAGGCGGCCTCAAGTCAACTGGGATTTAATCCTCGTTTCACTATGAAGCTGGCCCAAGAACTGTACGAGGGGGTCAAATTAGGCGAGGGCAAAGCCGTTGGCCTGATTACGTACATCCGCACCGACAGTGTGGCCATAGCGCCGGAGGCTCAGGAAACCGCCCGCGCCGTGGTGACCAAGTTTTGGGGCGAGGTTTACCTGCCGCCCTCTCCCCCCGTTTACCAGACCCGCGACAAAACCGCCCAGGAAGCGCACGAGGCCATTCGCCCGGTTGACTCCTGGCGCACGCCTAAATCCGTTGAGCCGTATCTAACCCCGCCGCAGCACCAACTCTACCGCCTGATCTGGCGGCGATTTATTGCCAGCCAGATGAAGCCTGCCCTGTACGATACCGTGACGGTGGATATTGAAACGTTGCTGGAAAACAGTCCTACCGTTTACCTGTTTCGGGCCAGGGGACGAACCCTGCGTTTTGCCGGGTTTTTGAAAGTATACGGGGTGGATGTTGACGCGGAAGAAGCGCGGCAGGCCCGGAAACCGGGGGAGCAAAGCAGCCCAGGAGAGGGAATTGAAAATGAGAAAATGCCGGAGCTGGTCAAAGGTGATCCGTTGACCCTACATCAGCTTATGCCCAAACAACACTTCACCCAACCGCCCCACCGTTACACCGAAGCGCAACTCATTGGCGAGTTGAAAAAATTGGGCTTGGGCCGGCCCAGCACTTACGCCACTATTGTGGAAACCCTCAAAGAGCGAAGGTACGTGGGGGTGGAACAAAAACGGCTCTACCCTACTCCACTTGGGTTCCAGGTGTGTGAATTGCTGGAGAAGCACGTGGAGATGGTGGTTGACGTGGCCTTTACGGCCCGGATGGAAGAGAATTTGGATCGTATTGCCCGGGGTGAAGTGGGCCGGTTGGCCGTGATGCAGGAATTTTACGGGCCGTTCAAGGCTGTGGTGGATCAAGCCATGCGGGCTGCGGCAGCCGAGCGCCAACCCGTGACCAGGAGCGGAACCACGCCCAAAACGAGAAAGGCCGCCGCCAAAGGAGCCAAAAAATCGTTGCCCAAATCTGAGAAGGAAGGGCAGCCGTGCCCTCAATGCGGCCAGGGTACGTTGGTGGTCAAAAGCGGTAAATTTGGCCCATTTTTGGGTTGTTCACGGTATGCGGCAGGAGGGTGTCAATATACGGAAAATATCCCTGGTCGGCGGGGCCGGAAGGGACAATAA
- a CDS encoding YdcF family protein has protein sequence MGLLAYIFRLQILIGLASLLIVDDPLQPADLIFVFNGEVETRPFHAAKLFKQGLAPQIVIAQAEDSPAVEIGLYPDETEVAVGVMRELGVPGENITVLQPLGGVTSTRDEAMMLDQYVKEHHLKRIVLVTSAFHTRRTRWISGRELAGSDAILTISAAPHWKFDQTNWWQKERGLIMFSNEYIKLFYYFALY, from the coding sequence GTGGGACTGCTCGCCTACATTTTCCGGCTACAAATTCTCATTGGCCTGGCCAGCCTGCTGATTGTGGATGACCCCCTGCAACCGGCCGATCTTATTTTTGTCTTCAACGGCGAGGTTGAAACGCGCCCTTTTCACGCGGCTAAACTGTTTAAGCAAGGATTGGCCCCCCAAATTGTCATTGCCCAGGCGGAAGACTCGCCGGCAGTTGAAATTGGCCTCTATCCTGATGAAACCGAAGTTGCGGTTGGGGTTATGCGAGAGTTGGGCGTGCCGGGCGAAAATATTACCGTGCTCCAACCCCTCGGCGGCGTTACCAGCACCCGCGACGAAGCAATGATGCTTGACCAATATGTTAAAGAACACCATCTCAAGCGCATTGTCCTGGTAACCAGCGCCTTCCACACCCGGCGAACCAGGTGGATCTCCGGCCGAGAGTTGGCCGGTTCAGACGCCATCCTGACCATCTCGGCTGCCCCCCACTGGAAATTTGACCAGACCAACTGGTGGCAGAAAGAACGGGGCTTGATAATGTTCAGCAATGAATACATCAAGCTATTCTATTATTTTGCCCTTTACTAA